TTGGACTCGATATGTTTGTATGAAAACATTGGGATATACTTGATATTTGAATTGGAATGATTATCAACAACTTCTGTTGTTGGGCTTTGTCCTATAAACAGAGGAAACTTTGCCGATGATTTTTATGAGAATCTATATAATACAACGtgtgtattttgtaacaaacGAAAGCATATCGATATtcaaataatttataaaaatttaaagtatatatttattttgggTGACGCTTGCGAATCACGAACCAAGTTTTTTTATACAATTATCTATATATATTTCGAACGGTTAAACGAGATTCGAAGCGTGATTATAGTATGATAATAGATAATATTATTCGGGACATTTCTTATTATTCCTAATAAAATAAACTTAAATAAATATAATGATATTTATTTTAGCAATTATAAATGACACGCAAGCGTGTCCTTGACTTATTGTTTGGCAAAGTGTCATACGTTTATTATATATGTACTTTACAccgtataatatatatatatattatatatatatatacactttacGAAAACTCTAATAAgcatgttttatttaaattaattGTTAGTATGTATAAAAATTAATTGGAAGACCGTATTGATATATTACCCGAACCTTGGATATATGTGGGATTAAACGAACCTAGGATTTTTGTTTGCACCACCGTAATAAACTTCCTATCGGGTCGTTCGGCTAATGATTCGATAGAGCTCGATCACACATAAAAATGACTTTACCCTAGTATTGGTTACTTATGATGTGCTAAATTATTAGGGATGTCTTGGTGAATATTTCCATGCTATGCCGGTTCGTATCGTTGACACAATACTTTTGGAAATAACACGCACCCTAAGGAGAGTTCACTACTTTTTcacaagcatgcatcccgggggaCAAACCACTATTCTTGGGAGGAATATTTTTTCTATATGTTGTAGTTTAAATCCGATGTTGGTTAATAAACTcaaactctatcacgaaagtcCCTACTTACATACCGAGCTAGTTGCCtgggaggcaacggggtattagttgatagcgctattaggcctgacaaacctcacaccatgctGGGAgccgggtgtgaactaatgaccttaagaACTTtgatcaatgatgatagacattgatgaggGCACCAAAAACGAACACTCAATCGGTACAGAGTTTATTATTCGTAACATGTCTTTAAACTAAACACTTACATGATTTATGttaaacaaaactgtgaactcgccaacctTATGTTGACACATTTTTTATGCATGCTTGCAGGTTCATCAGgctttggaacttgctgtctggagagCGGGAAGTGTCATGGGGCGTGCTACTTGAGGAAACACTTAACGTTTTGCAACTTAAAATGATTTGGTTTTAATTATGTTTAAACAatacatttgcttccgctgaacgtaaaCTATGTTGGAACATTATTTATGAAATGCACTATTCACGTTGGACGTGACGATTGTGTTTAATATTTTTACTAATAGTTCAacgtgattagtggctagatcctggtacgtcacacgcctcgcggtgaGATCCGCATGTgctattttgggggtgtgacaacgttTCTTTCCGGGGGCACAAAATTTTTAATACTTGTCGGTTATATATAGATGTGAATGATCAACTGGTAAAACATAGATGATTTTCTTTTGTATCTAACATGTTCAAAGTGAAAAAAATATAAAGAAATATGATAGGTTTGTCCTTGATTTAATGTGGCATATAAATGAAAAATACAAGTAATAAAATGGCATCATGTTATTAATTACATTTGCTTTTTAATATCTAAAGCATTTGAGTTTTAATATCTAAATACGACGGTGAGGGGCACATATTTTATGGCTCAGACGAGGCACCTGAATCCTCAGGACCACCTCTGTTTACCAAGTTGGTAAAATGGTTCGTTCAAGATTATCTTTGAATTTTAAAGGAGAACATATACCTCCTCGTGTATCAATGGGTGATAAAGCATATCTATTGGAGTTACACACAATTATGGATAGCATGGGTGGCTTTAACAAAGTCACTAAAGAAGTCATGTGAAGATCGTGGCTCTCAAACTTTGGCATGTAGGCAAAGATGTTAAAACATTGAAATTAACCTACATAAAATACCTTGATTTATTTGAATGGTATTTCCATGTGATGAGAAACAGGGTTAAGTTAAGCGAGAAAGGAGAAACGGTACTCTAAGAATGTGAAGATCACGAGGTAATGAAAAAGGTGACAAAGGGCAAAAAGAAGTGTAAgtgtgtcacaccctgatttcccggtGGGCCCGTATTTGGGGTTTATGCGTGAGATTGATATAGATATTCACATTTAGCACAGTGGAAGTGTTGGTATTATAAAATAGTTATTACAAAGTACAAATGTTCAAACGTTCAAAAATAATATACATACTGAAAGTGTACTAAAGATCCATAGGTGGATCGAAATAATAATATGATTACAGAAAGACTACTAGGCTTTTTTCTTAAAGTCGCAAATTCCAATATACAATTACCGAGCAGCTCCAGCCTATTCCGTACTTGCTAACCtgcgcttagtcttttgaaaatacgccagttttcactggtaaatacaattaaccgacacgTTTTGAAAATCTTCTCAAAACCATTTTTATACCATTTGGTATATcattttcataaataacttgggacaaactatatctcttgTTACCAATattacatgcttgtcaatacatataCATATGGGGCCCTGAACTAAACTCCaaaacatgattaaccgacacaccactttaATCCCCATATTAGGTAAGAAAAATATTTTATCATATcattagcatctgtcaggtgtatacCTACACCCCCGCGCTTAGGTCATGGCCACTTGCAATTAAGTGAGTCGTGGATATCCGGGACActgtcgcattaacccccaatgtttaagttatcaagcataacggattaaaacgggttatttgGATTTTGGACACATTGGAAattgatcccatacccgaccaagcggtaatattttaccgtatcccaagcccgtataaggaaagtagattaagagtatttacctgagctttaTCTTTACAATCCAAAGATATATGTTAAGCACGACCGTTAAATCCAAATAACTAACACATGTGTAGTTTACTGGAGGCTCCTAGTCTGGAATGGACGGAACTATGATCCGttagaatgttaacgggtcttattcaagtcttatgacttggaccggttaacttATAATAAAATCAGTATGGTTAGccagattaagcggagaccggatagaatgtggtttGCACCCTCACGAGTACTATGACTCGTATAATATGGGTCAAACAATCATACATTCTGATTAGAACTGATTTGGAAAGATTTTGACCCGATTCGGCTAACTTATATAAACTAGGTTATATAAGTCAATCGTACGCGCATAGGCGGCACCGGGTGATCGGATGGGTGTATATCAAGTCCAATATGCCAAAAACATGCTTAATACAATGTTATATCAGTTTCAAACTCAGTTGATATGTTCATTGCGTTTCAAAAACCGTTATATGCTCAAAAGGGCATGTTGGTCAATATTTGGGCATATAATATGGACTTGCATAAAAACCCGACAAACAATATGATCAaatggtataacctcagagggttattccaTACATTAATATGAACATAATACAACTTCAAATCAGTAGCTAACTTaacttaaacgggtcaaaatcgaaagtCAAGTcaaatagtttgactttcggttgtGAACCAAGCTCTAAGCAGGAAATGACGGGTTGGACATGATCTAACATGTCCTAATATGTTACATGAACTGGTATAATTGTCAAAATTGATGTTTCGATACTTAGAAGTTCATTTAACATAATTTACGAAAATCTGtgttttgactttttatttaataaaactttGACCCATCATTTGACCAATCTTAACGTGATCTTCAGAAGGTTCCCTCATAGGGGATTAACACCTAcattattacgatcacgtagccatgttcgattcGAACATTGGCTTAATCGAAATGgtcataaccgaaagtcaaagcaaaagtcaatttgcttgacttccGGCTAATACCTAGACTATAAATGAAATAAGACTGAGttagaacacttacaagtgttcaaGGAAGAGATTAAACTCCAGAGAGGAGGCCTCTATAGATCAAAATCAATCCAAATAGATTAAGAGAGTGAAAGTGAGAAAGGTGCAAGTTCAAATGAGCATGAAGATGCCTATTTATACTTGACCAAGACACACAAGATGATGCCACTTGTCGCTGATGCTTTGAGATGCTTAGGAGTGTCCTAGAAAGTGTCTAACGGAGGAGAGAAGTGGCAATTTCGTGACCTAAGTGGCAGGAGCAGCAGGCTGCTGCTGCCAgctgcaccccttacggaccgtaaggggtggTGGTTTACGGTCTGTAAGGACCTCAGCGCGCCCACAGTTTAAATACCTTACGGTCCATAAGGCATAAACcgtgcggtccgtaagggactatcaaaaataaaataataataataaatgccttacggtccataaggcatatgccttgcggtccgtaagaaACCTTCATAAGCCAAAATTTGGCATTTTGTCACAAATGACCACTCCACATCCAAACTTCCACATTTTTACATATATAGTCCCTCTCGTCCAAATAATTTGGCATATTCGAAAGTTGATTGGACACGTGTTGCCATACTATTTGCTatgaatttccgaggtgttacaaagtgcaaagcGAAGTTGGCCTAAAGGATGTGGTTCGTATGCCGGGAGCAAAGAAGCACAAGCAATGCATGAATCAGATACCGAGGAAGATCCAGAGGAAGAGCTAATGATCATCGTGGATGACACTAAAGACGGCAAGCATTATTGTATTGATTAAGGAGGTGAATGATATCGTTTTAATCAAACACAAACCGAGTACTTGTGCTTattatattttattgttttagtTAATTGTTAATTGCTTAAGACTTATGTTATGTTTGTTTTCCTATTTGGTTCATAGGCCAAAAAACCTCTATGTGAGTCGATGTTAAGACTGTTTAATAGGAACTGTTTTCATAAAATTGATTGGGGAATCAATATCAACAACCATTGTGATGCTTCATGGTCGTATAACTAGGGGTGTCAAGAATGGTTTGTAATCACATTCAAAATCATTCACTCAAAGTCAACAATCATTTCAGCAATGCTTACGAAATTCTTCACTGCAAAATGAAAACAAAATCAATAGACAATCAGAGTGTAAACAAGTTACGTGCAATAATCATATCTTCTACCCTTTGAGATCCACCTAAGAGGCAAAGTATCCCCCTCCGGtatggaatctctcctaacaaagaaaaactGATTCGTCCAAGAAGAAACGTTTCTGGTAGTTTTTAGGACAGGGATTGAATGGTGGGGATTGGATTTGAGCAGGAATCGGTTTGAACCGTGGGTAACCAGGGTATCAGGTAAGCTAACTCAGGAAGGTCAAACTGCAACCCCTCTTTTTCGATGATCTCCTCTATGGTGAACAGAGCTCTCCATAACATCAGCATAGCCTGGCTATAGCTAATTCCGGTGTGCTTGAAGAAGTTCTGGGCTAAAGAAGAAAAAGGGTATGAAAACCCTAGGAGAAAAGGGAGTGCAGGAAAACAGATCCAAGTTTCCGACACGGCTTCGTTTCGTATGGACGGGTCAAAGGATCGGAAAATAGTTTCCAGAAGAAAGCAGAACTTGAGGTTATGGATTTCTGGATCCGTGAACTTACAGATCTCAGAAGAAGGGTCCTTTAACAGGTTTTGTGATTTGGGTGTATCATCGGACTTCTTAGTGCCGGATTTCCGTGAGGAACGAGTATGCATAGTTGCCGGAACttaaaaaatttgaaaaggaGAAGAGAGAAGGAAGAAAGGTTACCTGAATAATGAGACTGATGTGAGGATCTATGATAGTGATGATGCGGATTTAAAAGAAAGGGAGTTATCTGTTCTCTATAAATCACTATTATGGTTTATAGCCTGAGCGAGTCCCATCGTATACCCCTTAACGGCTAGTTTGAATTTAAGGCAATATGACAGCTGTGACTTATCATCACACCCGCCATATtggggggcaattgttagggctggttTTAATTCCTTATGGATCAGTGATCCTTCCATGTATCCTGGATATGTTTATCTTAAAATGTGTAGCGGGTACTggaaggatcaaggatccttaatccttgtgACGGTTTCTAATAAATGTCTTCAATATGCTATTGTAGTTTGATGCAGGCAAATAAGTTGGACTTGGTCAAGctggaatctcgtggaatatACTTGAAATAGGGCACGTGCAAAAGAGGGATTAGCCGTTATGGATGGTCGTGGGAGCTTCCTTCTTTTTCGTTTAGTTAGTTAGTAGATAGTTTCCAATTATATTGAGGGGATGATGAGCTCATTAGCAACATAACTCACTACTCGCACACCTAACAACTCTCAAATATTCTCTCTAAAGCACACACTAACGATTACTTGTATTGAGCTCAATCATCATCCGaagttgtatcaaattttgtgttattcttttattaatatagttggtgatcggtagtttccatcacccggggttttttatgccggagatcttctaaagatcaagggttttttcctcgtataaatcattgtgttcATTGCCATTTTCATTTCATATTCGAATACACCATTGTTCAACACTCAAGCACTCTACCTCACaaatcagatttggttacattatTCTTAAACTGattttttaccaaaataaaaagtAACATCCCTAATTGTCGGTCAAACAATCGGCATAGTTTCCCTTTGCATTATGTCGGTGTTTGCCAATAGAtatttatggtttagttttttttacttCCGTCAGAGATCCGTAGGTAAATACCGACGGATATTtgttgtcaatattagtccttcgGTGATACTCTTTTTTCTAGTAGTGTAACGTATTGAAACAATCCATGAGTTGCATCAAAAAGCAGTCTATAAATTCTAGCTAGTTTTTAATAATCAGTTATGACTGTTTTGCTATGTTTTAGTTACCTTTGTCTTCCTATTTAAAAACGCACAATTTAATAAGACATGGTAAGTTTTTTGTGTGACAAAATGTAAACTCTAATATGTTCCACCATATCTGGCATACGATCCTGATATTTCACCATCGGCTTCATTCGTACTACACACTCCCAAAATATGATGATTTTATGAACACGTCTTTGTAATTTGTGTTATAAAAAAAGAAGCACTTGTCAATGTTACAactaaaattatataaataatataattgaTTGCTTTCAAGATATGAAAGAACTTAGAGGACAAATTTTGGATGTGCATGTTAACTTGCTTGTCATTATTTATAAACTATTGTGCCACCACACTCCTGGATACACCTCTCCATCCTTCATATTCTCAACATATTTAGTAACGATCAGATTTAATATAAGTGAAGCCACTTGTCTGAATCTAGATTCTAGCTAGACATTCATGTCTTTATGTGAGGCTTATCACTACATCACTATCTGTTATAGACCTCAAACAAGAATCAAGAAACAATATATTATTTGTCATAATCGTTGATTCATTTCAAACGTTAGAATCTATGGTTCGTGCGAACTCTAATCCACTCAACATCAATCCAAAAGATTCTAGTTCTTATTACAGTCCTGGAGGTACCGCCTATACAGGTTCTACCAACAATATAACATTAATATCTATGGATATAACAAGGAATTCTGTGTCAGCTAAATGCTAAATCTAGCAATATATTACACCTGAACTCAAAACTTTATATTTATCATCTAGCAAATTCAGATACCAAAACTACAGATAAAATTTGCTATATAAGCAATAAAATATCGATCTCCGCAGATATTGGAAGCATGATGTTGTATACTGTTTTCAAGGCCACAATCTTTATGCTCCTTGTATCCTCTTGCAGTGGTAAGTTCGGTTCATATCAATGATCCTTCGTGTATGATTATCGGTTTTAGGTGGTCTCAGGGCCGGCCCAAGCCCAAGCCAAATGAGGCTAGGGCTTTATGCCCCAAAATCCACAGGGCCTCAATTTTCCAAAAAAAAGTTATAAGTGTAACATTGGGTTGCAAGTCTACAACAGGTTTGTGATATAGTAAGCTAAACGGCCTTGACTGAAATTAATTTGCTAGTTGATTAATCCAGAGAAAGTGTAACATTATATTCGACTACAAGTCTACAACAGGTTTGTGTGGGGTTTTTTTTAATCCAGAGAAAGGCCCCGAATTTGTAACAAGCTTTGGGCCACCATaatggttgagccggccctggGTGGTCTAGCAAAATGGTAAGTGTTTCAGGAGGTTTGTGGGAGTGTTTTGGTTTCTGGGAGTTCACCACCCAAGGTAGCAGACTCTAAAACGGTCTTGACGCCAGATATTCACTTGGCAAGCGACCTCCTCAAAAGCACTGACATGgcaaaactttaaaaaaaaaggataattgcgaaaataatcaaagttgaccaaaaaattcaaaaatagaCATGGCAATTAGCCTTCATGACCAGAGTAATCACCCCTCATTTCCTTTAATCAAAAGTCGACACATCAACTCCACCGGCTAAACCAGCGCTTTTTAGTGAAAAGTGCCGGCTAAGCCCACGATTTTGGTGAAAAGGGACGGCTAAGCCAGTGCTTTTGGTAAAAATACACCGAGTAATCCCGCGCTCTTGCTGAAAAAGCGCCAACTAAGCCTAGTCGATGTCTATTTTCAAAAGCTTTTTGTCAACTTTGATTGTTTTTGTAATCATATCAAAAAATGAGTCTTGCTCCGTTGACAAGCAGACTCCAATTTCGTTTGCTACTTTGACTAGCGTGCTCCCTAGAGACCCAAACAATCTCAAAAGTTGAAAAATAAAACTCCTAGAAACGCTTATGATTTTGCTGTAACgtctaaaaatcaaaaaaaaaaagccATCTTTGATTATTAGTTAATGGTTTTGTAAAACTAATCCTTGTATCTATAAGTTATTTGTACAGCTGCTAATTCGAATCTTTTCCGGGAATACATTGGTGCGGAATCCAACACAGTTAAGTTATCTGATGTGCCAATAAACTCTAATGTGGAAGTCCATTTCATCCTAGCATTCGCTATCGATTACACCCAAGATACTCACCCATCACCCACAAATGGTAAATTTGATGTTTTCTGGGAAACCAACCATTTGGGTCCTTCGGATATAGCAGCAATTAAAGCCAAGAACTCAAATGTCAAAGTGGCAGTTAGCTTGGGTGGGGATAGTGTTTCGAAGGGTAAAAAGGCGTATTTTGCTCCTAAATCCATTAACTCATGGGTTCAAAATGCAGTTAATTCATTAACTAGTATGATTAAGCAATACAATTTGGACGGTATCGACATTGATTATGAACACTTTAGATCGGATGACAAAACTTTTGTCGAATGCATAGGACAGCTTATAAAAATTCTAAAGAAAAAACGAACAATCAAATTTGCTTCTATCGCCCCCTATGAAGATAACGGGCCTGTTGAAAGCCGTTATACGGCTTTGTGGAAGAAATATGGGCATGTTATCGACTATGTGAATTTCCAGTTTTACGCATATGATAAACTCAGTGTATCACAGTTTTTAAAGCATTTTAATCGTCAACAAGCTTCAAGTTATGCCGGAAGTCAGTTTCTAGCGAGTTTCATAAGCAAGGGTAACTTAGGTTTGTCTCCTAAAGATGGATTCTTTGAGGCATGCAAGAATTTGAAGAGTCAAGGTAAGCTTGGAGGCATATTTGTGTGGTGTGCTGATGAATCTAAAGCTTTCAAATTTGTACATGAAAAAGAATCTCAGGCCTTATTGGCTGCATGATCAACATCCTTATTTCATCATGGACATAATATGTTTGATTTCTTATGCCCGTAATTTCCTTCTTCTTGCTACGTAATCGAAAATAAGATACTgtcaatcaaatcaaatcaatgtTAATATACTGTGTGTATCAATAAAACTGTATCGAACAATGCGCCTATAGCATCTATCATGTTAACTTCAGGTTCTGAGCACCTTGGTGCACTTTTACTAAACTGTTTCTTCCACGAATTTGATCAAAACACCGATCAATCACTTGAATTGAGTAAGATAAGATAAGAATAAAGATCATGAAACAACAAAGGACAAAAAAGCAATGGCACTGTTTGTATTGTTGTGCAGATCTATAGGACAATATTATTTTTGTTGTACTATATGGCTATTACTATAT
The Helianthus annuus cultivar XRQ/B chromosome 6, HanXRQr2.0-SUNRISE, whole genome shotgun sequence genome window above contains:
- the LOC110944634 gene encoding chitinase 2 translates to MMLYTVFKATIFMLLVSSCSAANSNLFREYIGAESNTVKLSDVPINSNVEVHFILAFAIDYTQDTHPSPTNGKFDVFWETNHLGPSDIAAIKAKNSNVKVAVSLGGDSVSKGKKAYFAPKSINSWVQNAVNSLTSMIKQYNLDGIDIDYEHFRSDDKTFVECIGQLIKILKKKRTIKFASIAPYEDNGPVESRYTALWKKYGHVIDYVNFQFYAYDKLSVSQFLKHFNRQQASSYAGSQFLASFISKGNLGLSPKDGFFEACKNLKSQGKLGGIFVWCADESKAFKFVHEKESQALLAA